The nucleotide window CGTCGTTCTTGGCCTGCTGGCCCCCGCTCGCGGCCACGTTGTAGATCGCGACGACGAGCGGCTGGAACTCGGGCTTGCGCAGTGGGAAGCCGTAGGCCGCGCCGATCTGCTGGATCAGCCGGAAGTTGATCGTGAACAGCAGCGGGATGTCGGCGGCGATGAAGAGGGGCCCGCCGAGGCTCGTCCCGCCGCCCTCGATCGCGGCGAGGATGGCGTTCTGGCTGACGAACTCGCGCGCAAGCGGGTCGAGCGCGGCGAGGTCCTCGTCGCGGAGGCCGTCGACGCTCTCCACGTCGAGGCCGTGGGCGCGGGCCTTGTCGAGGACGTCGTCCTCCTCGTAGGTCCACGCGCTCGCCTCGTTGAGCACGCCGAGGCCGTCGACGATCGCGTCCGAGAGCACGTCCACCATCTCCTCGGGCACGACCTGCTCGAAGGCCCAGTCGACGGGCTTCATCGCGAAGTCGATGGCCTGCTGGAGGAAGGAGGTCTCGCCGTGCTGCCAGCGCTCGATCTCGCGCTGGGCTTGCTTCTCGTACTCGGTCAGGCGCATGGGACGTGATGCGTGAATGGGTGATGCGTGAGGAGACGGCCCTCACGCATCTCGCGATCACGCTCAGTCCGTATTGATGTCGTACTTCTTGAGGAGCCGGTACATCGTGGCGCGCCCGATGCCGAGGGCGACGGCTGCGCGGTCCACGTTGCCCTCGCAGATCGCGTAGGCACGCTCGACGGCCTGCTGCTTGAGGGCGTCGAGCGGAACGATCTCCTCGTCCTCGCCGAGCGACAGCGCGGGCGGGTCGTCGCCGGCTCCGGCGTCTATACCGTCGCCCCCGGGCGCAGGTTGCGCCGGGGCCGGAGGGGGCGCGCCGGCCGCTGCTGCGCGCGTGCCGCCTGCCCGCTCGGTCCAGGGCGTGATGCCGGCGTTGAGGTCGAGCATCAGGTCCTCGGCCGTGATCTGGTCGGCGTCGGAGATGAGGATGGCGCGCTCGACGGCGTTCTTGAGCTCGCGCACGTTGCCGGGCCAGGTGTAGCCCAGGATCGCGCGGCTGGCCTTCTTCGAGAGCACCTTGTCGTCGAACCCGTCGCGCTCGGCCTTGTAGGCCTCGACGAAGTGGTGGGCGAGCACGAGCACGTCCTGGCCGCGCTTGCGCAGCGGGGGCAGGGTGACGGGGAACTGGAAGAGGCGGTAGTAGAGGTCCTCGCGGAAGCCGCCCTCGGGGATCATGCGGAGCACGTCCTTGTTGGTCGCCGAGATGACGCGGCAGTCGAAGGTGATGGTCTTGTCGCCGCCGACGCGCGTGACCTCGCGGTTCTGGAGCGCCCGCAGGAGTTTGGCCTGGAGGTCGAGGTCGAGCTCGCCGATCTCGTCGAGGAAGAGGGTCCC belongs to Bacteroidota bacterium and includes:
- a CDS encoding EcsC family protein, yielding MRLTEYEKQAQREIERWQHGETSFLQQAIDFAMKPVDWAFEQVVPEEMVDVLSDAIVDGLGVLNEASAWTYEEDDVLDKARAHGLDVESVDGLRDEDLAALDPLAREFVSQNAILAAIEGGGTSLGGPLFIAADIPLLFTINFRLIQQIGAAYGFPLRKPEFQPLVVAIYNVAASGGQQAKNDAVRELSVAAAAFAHDTGYRGRRVSGTFRDQNRHVPRELAKNLAAQKLGQLVPIAGAAIGAGVNYWFTDQTARTAYMLFRSLYLERKERL
- a CDS encoding sigma-54 dependent transcriptional regulator, yielding MPYRLFVVDDDQHYARLLSYRLDKEEDHEVEVFHSGEEVLGHLDDAPDLVLLDIMMPGIDGVETLKRIKKQRPDLPVVMISAQGNVETAVEAMRLGAYDYITKGQDDLVKLDKVVGYVKERVALTREVESLRGEVAQKYGLEEIIGDSPAMEEVYQLLHKTLRGDLTVAIQGESGTGKELVARAIHYNSARKHGPFVVVNCAAIPRELMESEFFGHEKGSFTGAHARHIGKFEQADGGTLFLDEIGELDLDLQAKLLRALQNREVTRVGGDKTITFDCRVISATNKDVLRMIPEGGFREDLYYRLFQFPVTLPPLRKRGQDVLVLAHHFVEAYKAERDGFDDKVLSKKASRAILGYTWPGNVRELKNAVERAILISDADQITAEDLMLDLNAGITPWTERAGGTRAAAAGAPPPAPAQPAPGGDGIDAGAGDDPPALSLGEDEEIVPLDALKQQAVERAYAICEGNVDRAAVALGIGRATMYRLLKKYDINTD